The following proteins are co-located in the Legionella busanensis genome:
- a CDS encoding MFS transporter — translation MLQTVKSQLERPSKLSAYIIFILSATFYLYEFVLQVAPSVMADSMMKTFNVGAAGFGIVSAFYFYAYAPMQLPAGLLFDRYGPRKLMTFALVLCALGSFFFASTDSLFTAAMGRFLIGIGSAFSFIGVLVLVSRWFPAKQFALLAGIAQLMSSVGAMFGEMPLAALIQAVGWRQASFILALIGFALSLLIWLVIRDYPHQPTQIVTRRHIRDEWNRLVEVCTRSYTWIIGTYSCAIWTPIAVFAALWGVPYLQQKFQISVLQASGLCSMIWLGIGVGSPLLGWLSDRVSSRRLSLIISASLGLLATVLLLYTPGISIGWIYPILFILGLGAGGQTVSFAVVKDNNPPELVGTASGFNNLSVLIGGAIFQPLVGIFLKNSNNPLQNSVNFYSLASYNKALIVMPCCFFISLIIALLILKESHPSYIKYN, via the coding sequence ATTTTGCAAACAGTAAAATCACAATTAGAACGTCCTTCTAAATTAAGTGCTTACATCATTTTTATTTTGTCAGCCACATTTTATTTGTATGAATTCGTTTTACAAGTTGCACCTAGTGTTATGGCTGATTCCATGATGAAAACATTTAATGTTGGCGCCGCGGGATTTGGTATTGTTTCTGCTTTTTACTTTTATGCCTATGCACCTATGCAGCTACCTGCTGGTCTTTTATTTGATCGCTATGGGCCAAGAAAACTAATGACTTTTGCTTTAGTATTATGTGCATTAGGTTCGTTTTTTTTTGCCTCTACAGATAGTCTTTTTACAGCAGCCATGGGACGTTTTTTGATAGGAATTGGCTCAGCTTTCTCATTTATAGGTGTTTTAGTATTAGTTTCACGTTGGTTCCCTGCTAAACAATTTGCATTGCTTGCGGGAATTGCTCAACTGATGAGTTCAGTTGGTGCTATGTTTGGTGAGATGCCTTTAGCTGCTTTAATTCAAGCAGTTGGTTGGCGGCAAGCTAGTTTTATTCTTGCATTAATAGGTTTTGCATTATCTTTATTAATTTGGTTAGTGATTCGAGACTATCCTCATCAACCAACACAAATTGTAACACGGCGACATATTCGTGATGAATGGAATCGGCTTGTAGAAGTTTGTACGCGTAGTTACACGTGGATTATTGGCACTTATTCGTGTGCAATATGGACGCCAATTGCTGTTTTCGCTGCCTTATGGGGTGTGCCTTATCTACAACAAAAATTTCAAATTAGTGTTCTTCAAGCTTCTGGACTTTGTAGCATGATTTGGTTAGGCATAGGTGTTGGTAGTCCATTATTAGGATGGTTAAGTGACAGAGTTTCTAGTCGTCGATTGTCACTTATTATAAGTGCAAGCTTGGGTTTACTAGCAACAGTTTTATTGTTATATACCCCTGGTATTTCAATAGGTTGGATATATCCAATTTTATTTATACTTGGACTGGGTGCTGGTGGCCAAACAGTTAGCTTCGCTGTAGTAAAAGATAATAATCCGCCTGAGCTAGTAGGAACTGCATCGGGTTTTAATAATTTATCTGTTCTTATTGGCGGTGCCATATTCCAACCACTCGTAGGAATTTTTTTAAAAAATAGTAATAATCCGCTGCAAAATAGTGTGAACTTTTATAGTTTGGCTAGTTACAACAAAGCATTAATAGTAATGCCCTGTTGCTTTTTTATAAGTTTAATTATAGCTCTTCTGATTTTAAAGGAATCTCATCCGAGTTATATAAAATACAATTAA
- a CDS encoding anhydro-N-acetylmuramic acid kinase, whose translation MSFYIGIMSGTSMDGIDVALVDVSKNEFICGITFPYNSVIKAMLRESMALQPHDLGYFSQLHTLLGREFAKAVLLLLEQSKQSAQSIIAIGSHGQTICHDTMAAIPYTVQLGCPHTIAEMTGITVVADFRTRDLVVGGQGAPFAPIYHQAIFKDFNFPLAVVNIGGIANLTYLKNETEVIGYDVGPGNCLMDAWIYKCQGLEYDKDGHWAAKGNVVESLLNLLLQDPYFSRQAPKSIGKEYFSLDWLANYGSHLFKAIDIQATLLHLTAVCIANNIKVLPTQPTHLFICGGGAHNKALLQELTRLLPQVNVLPTQEININPDFIEASMFAWLADKTLNNVALNLKGITGATRPTILGAIYPAGIDKGN comes from the coding sequence ATGAGTTTTTATATTGGAATTATGTCAGGCACTAGCATGGATGGCATTGATGTTGCGCTTGTTGATGTAAGTAAAAATGAATTTATTTGTGGTATTACCTTTCCTTACAATAGTGTTATTAAAGCAATGCTTAGAGAATCTATGGCGCTTCAACCGCATGATTTAGGTTATTTCAGCCAGTTGCATACATTATTAGGAAGAGAATTTGCTAAAGCAGTTTTATTATTATTAGAGCAAAGTAAACAATCAGCGCAAAGTATTATTGCTATTGGCAGTCATGGACAAACAATATGCCATGATACTATGGCTGCCATTCCGTATACGGTCCAATTAGGGTGTCCGCATACTATTGCTGAGATGACAGGTATTACGGTAGTTGCTGATTTTAGAACCCGTGATTTAGTTGTTGGTGGACAAGGCGCTCCTTTTGCCCCAATTTATCACCAAGCTATTTTTAAAGATTTTAATTTTCCTTTAGCTGTAGTAAACATTGGTGGTATAGCCAATTTAACCTATCTTAAGAATGAAACTGAGGTGATTGGGTATGATGTAGGGCCAGGAAACTGTTTGATGGATGCATGGATTTATAAGTGTCAAGGCCTTGAGTATGACAAGGATGGTCATTGGGCAGCAAAAGGAAATGTTGTAGAATCCTTATTAAACCTTTTACTGCAAGATCCTTATTTTTCTCGCCAAGCACCAAAAAGTATAGGTAAAGAGTATTTTTCGCTTGACTGGCTAGCTAATTATGGAAGTCATCTTTTTAAAGCGATTGATATACAAGCTACCTTGTTACATCTAACGGCTGTGTGCATTGCCAACAATATAAAAGTATTACCTACTCAGCCTACCCATTTATTTATTTGCGGGGGAGGTGCTCATAATAAAGCTCTTTTGCAAGAACTTACGCGTTTATTACCGCAAGTGAATGTTTTACCAACTCAAGAAATTAATATTAATCCAGATTTTATTGAAGCTTCTATGTTTGCTTGGCTTGCTGATAAAACATTAAATAATGTTGCCTTAAATCTTAAAGGTATTACAGGAGCTACTCGACCTACAATTTTAGGTGCAATTTATCCGGCAGGGATTGACAAAGGAAATTAG
- a CDS encoding FAD-dependent monooxygenase produces the protein METEAQVVIIGAGPVGLSTAIGLANQGIKSILIERHASTTDHPKARGINTRTMEIFRLWGIEVPLRKHQLPREAHRFIWLESLQGKELTRISAKPRPNLNSPTTNASISQDWVEQELLKKAQTYSEITCHFNMEMLDIQQTSNEVISTVKDKLSGKQYQLKSDYLVAADGASSLTRKLLSINMEGQDNLGEFCNIYCEMDLSKYVQDRPSIGFIFTRKDIMGTTLLSKDGLRKWLVGIRYDVIPEFTKESFTDDFCLEVVKEVIQDKTIEVKLINKGFWTMAALVAERFRDGRILLAGDAAHRLPPTGGLGMNTGIQDAHNLAWKLAYVIKGYANERLLDTYFTERAPVAVKNIEWSAKNANRFNTIFTALYNNDYQTMMAAIEEQNEHVNQIALDLGFCYEEGALIAENNPMPSLNLDTYIPSTYPGCRAPHCLLQKGKQLLSALDLFNNKFVLLSSDQTDTWHKAALKLSNLPLVSYRVGKAGDLDDPEGQWLELYQINATGAVLIRPDGHVAWRNFNSDDNPEKHLKEIFQKLLCRQI, from the coding sequence ATGGAAACAGAAGCTCAGGTAGTCATTATAGGTGCGGGTCCTGTAGGCTTAAGTACAGCTATTGGCCTAGCTAATCAAGGCATTAAAAGCATTTTAATTGAACGTCATGCTTCTACAACTGATCATCCTAAAGCACGTGGTATTAATACAAGAACTATGGAAATTTTTAGGTTATGGGGCATTGAGGTGCCATTACGAAAACATCAGCTACCACGAGAAGCCCACCGCTTTATTTGGCTAGAATCTTTACAAGGTAAAGAATTAACGCGTATTAGCGCCAAGCCTAGACCCAACTTAAATAGCCCAACAACAAATGCCTCTATTTCTCAAGATTGGGTTGAGCAGGAACTTTTAAAAAAAGCACAAACCTATTCTGAGATTACTTGCCATTTTAATATGGAGATGCTTGATATTCAGCAAACAAGTAATGAGGTTATTAGCACTGTAAAAGATAAATTATCAGGTAAACAATATCAGTTAAAATCAGATTATTTAGTGGCTGCAGATGGGGCTTCAAGTTTAACCCGTAAGTTACTTTCCATTAATATGGAGGGTCAGGATAATTTGGGTGAGTTTTGTAATATTTATTGTGAAATGGATTTATCAAAATATGTGCAAGATAGACCTAGCATAGGTTTTATCTTTACCCGTAAAGATATTATGGGCACTACACTTTTGTCAAAAGATGGATTACGTAAATGGTTGGTTGGTATCCGTTATGATGTAATTCCTGAGTTCACAAAGGAAAGTTTCACAGATGATTTTTGCCTAGAAGTGGTTAAAGAAGTTATTCAAGATAAAACTATTGAGGTAAAACTCATTAATAAAGGTTTCTGGACAATGGCAGCCCTGGTCGCTGAACGCTTTCGTGACGGTCGAATCTTATTAGCTGGTGATGCAGCGCATAGATTACCGCCAACAGGTGGTTTAGGTATGAATACCGGTATTCAGGATGCGCATAATCTTGCTTGGAAGCTAGCTTATGTTATCAAGGGTTATGCTAATGAAAGGCTTTTAGATACTTATTTTACCGAACGCGCACCGGTTGCTGTTAAAAATATTGAGTGGAGTGCTAAAAACGCTAACCGTTTTAATACGATTTTTACCGCGCTTTATAATAATGATTATCAAACTATGATGGCAGCAATTGAAGAACAAAATGAGCACGTAAATCAAATAGCCCTTGATTTAGGTTTTTGCTATGAAGAGGGGGCGCTTATTGCAGAAAATAATCCAATGCCTAGTTTAAATCTAGATACTTATATTCCATCTACTTACCCGGGTTGCAGAGCGCCACATTGTTTGTTGCAGAAAGGAAAGCAGCTCTTATCTGCACTTGATTTATTTAATAATAAATTTGTTTTATTAAGTTCTGATCAAACAGATACTTGGCATAAAGCAGCTTTAAAGCTTTCAAATTTACCTTTGGTTAGTTATCGTGTGGGTAAAGCAGGCGATTTAGACGACCCAGAAGGACAATGGTTAGAGCTATATCAAATTAATGCTACGGGAGCTGTTTTAATAAGGCCTGATGGACATGTTGCTTGGCGCAACTTTAATAGTGATGATAATCCAGAAAAACATTTAAAAGAAATTTTTCAAAAGCTCTTATGTAGACAAATTTAA